A single Bacillus sp. OxB-1 DNA region contains:
- the secE gene encoding preprotein translocase subunit SecE, with protein MGKLTGFFKNVVSEMRKVSWPKRRDLTRYTIVVIFTVIFMAVYFGLIDLGISRIMEWYVAI; from the coding sequence ATGGGCAAGTTAACGGGTTTTTTCAAAAACGTCGTCTCGGAAATGAGAAAGGTCAGCTGGCCGAAACGCAGAGATTTGACGCGCTATACGATTGTTGTCATTTTCACCGTCATTTTCATGGCAGTGTACTTCGGGCTCATTGACCTCGGTATTTCACGGATCATGGAATGGTATGTCGCTATCTAA
- the rpmG gene encoding 50S ribosomal protein L33 translates to MKKISLSCDQCGSRNYSVPAQNNRPTERLTIKKFCKHCNQHTVHKQTA, encoded by the coding sequence ATGAAGAAAATCAGTTTGAGTTGCGATCAATGTGGGTCACGTAACTATTCCGTCCCTGCTCAGAACAATCGGCCGACGGAGCGCTTGACGATCAAGAAATTCTGCAAACATTGCAATCAACATACCGTACACAAGCAGACCGCATGA
- the sigH gene encoding RNA polymerase sporulation sigma factor SigH: MEKAYVKGDMWDFTGLSDAEIITIIHEGNAEALDFLITKYQPFVRLKARSYFLMGGDREDIIQEGMIGLYKAIRDFKEDRLSSFKAFAELCITRQIITAIKTATRQKHIPLNTSVSLDRPVFDEESDRTLLDVIAGPVLDDPEDLMIHKEDFLRMEEEMNKVLSGLEKQVLALYLEGQSYQEISDGLNRQVKSVDNALQRIKRKLERYMQVGALQ; this comes from the coding sequence GTGGAGAAAGCATACGTCAAAGGTGATATGTGGGATTTCACCGGCCTTTCCGATGCGGAGATCATTACGATCATCCATGAAGGAAATGCAGAGGCGCTAGATTTTCTAATTACAAAATATCAACCATTTGTCAGATTGAAAGCGCGCTCATACTTTCTCATGGGTGGAGATCGGGAAGACATCATTCAGGAAGGGATGATCGGACTTTACAAGGCGATCCGAGATTTCAAGGAGGACAGATTAAGTTCGTTCAAGGCATTTGCGGAGTTGTGCATTACGAGACAAATCATCACGGCCATCAAGACCGCAACCCGGCAAAAGCACATCCCGTTGAATACGTCTGTTTCTTTGGATCGGCCGGTTTTCGATGAGGAGTCGGATCGGACTTTGCTGGATGTTATTGCAGGGCCTGTGCTCGACGACCCGGAAGACCTGATGATCCATAAAGAGGATTTCCTTCGGATGGAGGAAGAGATGAACAAAGTGCTGAGCGGCCTAGAAAAGCAGGTGCTGGCTCTTTATTTGGAAGGGCAATCCTATCAGGAGATTTCCGATGGATTGAACCGCCAAGTCAAATCTGTCGATAATGCGCTGCAGCGGATCAAACGGAAGCTCGAACGCTATATGCAGGTCGGTGCGTTGCAATAG
- a CDS encoding NYN domain-containing protein, whose amino-acid sequence MKNDILLVDGYNIIGAWKELRRIKKERLADARDRLIELMAEYKGHTGWRVIIVFDAHLVPGIEKRKRQYEVEVVFTRENETADERIEKLVSELSGRRVQLHVATSDLTEQWVIFAQGALRKSARELEIEMEKIQKDISSKVKDIQEKRPISKIPLSDEVAEIFEKWRRGIE is encoded by the coding sequence ATGAAAAACGATATCCTGCTGGTGGACGGGTATAACATCATCGGTGCATGGAAAGAACTCCGCCGCATCAAAAAAGAACGGCTTGCCGATGCGCGGGACCGTTTGATCGAACTGATGGCAGAATATAAAGGGCATACGGGCTGGCGGGTCATCATCGTCTTTGATGCCCACCTCGTCCCGGGCATCGAAAAACGGAAACGGCAGTATGAAGTGGAAGTCGTGTTTACGAGGGAGAACGAAACGGCGGATGAACGGATTGAAAAACTTGTCTCGGAATTGAGTGGTCGTCGTGTCCAACTCCATGTAGCCACCTCCGATTTAACCGAGCAGTGGGTCATCTTCGCGCAAGGAGCTCTTCGGAAATCGGCGCGCGAGTTAGAAATTGAGATGGAAAAAATACAAAAAGATATTTCTTCCAAGGTGAAGGATATTCAAGAGAAACGCCCGATTTCAAAGATTCCCTTGTCGGATGAAGTGGCGGAAATATTCGAAAAATGGCGGCGTGGAATTGAATGA